The sequence GTTCCAACGATTATCAATGTCATAAGTTACTTGAGATTGTAACGTTTGAATCTTATCGCCCTGATATCGAAACGAAGGCACACCACGCATATCCACATAAGGCTTTGAGGTTAGTGGCACCAACAGATCATCGGATTCAAATTGCTGATAGTTACCCGCTAAGGCTAAGTTCCATTTATTGGCTAACGGAATATAACCTTGCCCATCAAAGCCAAACACCTGATAGTCATAATCGCCACCCAATTTACGGTCATAAACCATATACTCAGCGTTTAAGATATAGCCCTCTGTTGGGTAGAAAATATTATCGCGCGTATCGTACTCAACGGTTAAGCCCAACGCTGAGTTCGTTGTCTCTCCCAAGCCTGGGACTTTACCAGAATCACCGAGCCACTCTAGAACATCATTAACTCGATCATTACCTACATCCAAAGACACATCCGTCTTGGTCCAAACCTGTTTAACACCCAGCATCAACGGCGTGCTTGCCACTCTAAATTGCAAGTGTTGCAGCGCCGCAATACCACTGTTTTCGGTACCGATTTTCAGCCCTAAGTCTGCGATAGGAAGCTCACGGTAAACATCGAGATTGACCTGACCTAAACCAGCACCACCAGTGTAACGAAGGGCATCTTTAAACCAAGAGTGACGATGCCCTGCAAACGCAAACCAAGAGCCATTTTCTGTGCCTGCAGCCCCAACGACCGTCATCGCAGCCGGAACCAAGCGCGCACCTCCATCAACCGACATCAACGCGGCTTGCTGACGCGCTTTTTTCTCTTCTTCACTTTCATGAAGAAAAAGACCGACGAGACCACCACCGTAGCCAACAGCGGGCTCGGTTATAATTATGGGTACAGGCAGAAACCCTGTCGCGTTCTCGGCGATGTAGTGGCCCATATCGAAGCGGCCATCTTCTGAGTCAGTAAAAGTAGAAGCTGCGACGAAAGGCGAGATAAGTGAACTAAGAAGTGTTAATAACAGTGGTCTATTTTTCATCAACATGTGCATACCTAAATTAAAAAAATACCGGGCGTTACCGCCCGGTATTTGTGTATGCATCCCTGCAATGGACTTTATATAAACTAGCTTGTAGGTGTTACCCACGCAGAAATTGTATGCCCAATAACATTTGCGACTAAATCGCATATGCTGGACTCAATCCATCAAAGTCCAGCCATTCATCCATTGTCGTTAGACAATGAATCGAATTAACTGTATTCAACCACTTTTGCGATGTAGTTGAAGTTACCTGAGTCACCGTGGTAGTTACGGAAGATATCTACTGAGAAGTAGTTTGGTTGATCTGTCTCGATGTAAGTCATCAGTTTCACTTCGAGGTCACCTAGATCTTCACCTGGAGTCGTCGTGATATAGTGATGTTTTACTTTACCTAAACCGTTCTCTTTCGCTTCTTTCTTAGTGATGAAAACTTCTTTCTCTGTTAGGAAGCCAACATAGTCTACTTTTTCAAGGTTAAAGTCTTGGTCTACCGTCATCACTGCTTCACCCTGCTCTTGAACGGTAGCAAGTTGAGCAAGATCGTTGTATACGTCTTGGATCTCTGGGTCAACTTTTGAGTGTGCCATGGCACCAGTAGCTACAAGAGCAAGCGATAGAGTTAATAGTGTTTTTTTCATGTCATTTACCTTCTCAATTTTATGGAATGTCATTTGTCCAAAGTTGGTTTCGAGTCGCTTTTCCGTAGCCGTAGCGATAAATCGCTTCCATATATGTCTTATCGAACATATCTTTTGTTGCCTTTGCAGGGCGATAACTTTGTTCGAGATAAGTCATCCCAAAATCAAAATCATTCACCTCACAGAGGTATTTAATGCGGTATATGTCGCCTTTTGCCTGAAGCACCGTTAACGAGCTAACAGACTTAGTCAAAAGCGGCATACCTTTGTCTTTTAACGGTGTATAAGGTGTTGATAGTGAACCATTTCTTATAACGTCAACACGTGGTCTTTCTGTCAGACCCAACGCCTGTGAGATTTTGTTGTAATCAAAGTTCGACGGATTAAAAAATACCTGCGCCGCCAAACCGCCATCAACATGCAGCTCTTCTAGCTGTTGGTTCTCATGCTCCACTTGAATAAACTGCGGAGGGAAAACGCCCGGTATAGAAGCACTCGCTGCCAATATTTGATGAATCAGTCGAGTTTTGTCTGGCATATCACTGCCTGCAATTGCGCCGACGTTCCACACCATGAGCTCACCTGAATCAAAATGAGTCGTGCCGATAAACAGGCGCTTACCAGCCTGATGTCGCTGCGCGATTTTCACAATCATTTCATCAGGGTAAGCATTCTCGATAAATTCAAACATGTGATTACCATTGGTAAACGCATCCTTAAACAGAGTATTTAGGAAGTTCTTCTTACCCAGTACTTCCTTATCGCTAATACCCAGCATCACTGTCTTCAGGTTCTCTAGCTCATCCTCACCGGCGAAGACAAACGGAGCGATCAAAGCACCCGCACTGATACCCGTAATCACGGTGTAGTCTGGTAGCTGACCTGAATCAGAAAGACCAATGATGGCACCTGCGCCGTAAGCGCCATTGGCACCACCACCAGAGAGGGCGAGAATATTGAGCCTATCGCCCTCAGCTGTTAGTGGTGTGCTGTTGTCATGTTCAGAGTATAAAAATTCAGGCTGCTCATTCCCCCAAAAGCGCAAAGGCTCTTGTTCGGCAATCGGTTCAGAGACAAGTGTTACATCCTTATAGTTGTCTTTTGAAACACGAATATCCAAGGAGTGAGAAGAACTACAAGCCACAAGGAATAAGGAAATCAAAACGATGGTTGCCTTGCCCGTGTAATTTTTCATTTGCATATTGTTGAGTCTCAGAAGTTATTCAGTTAGGTCGCACGCTCTGCAGCTCTGTGCTGATGGGAGGTATGCTAACAACCCTTTTTCAAATCCAACAATCCGGTATGTAGGACTGTATCCTCACCACCTACTTTTCATGACCCATAAACGAAAAATCCAGCCGAAGTGGGCTGGACTAATTGAGTAAAACAAACCTTAAGGCATTGAATATATTAAACTTGCAAATTATCGACTTTGTTTAAAGCTCAAGTACTCCTCTTCAAACAAGTCAGATTTCAACTCATCAATAAGATTCATGACTTCGTCTTCTGGCAATCCAAAGTTTTTCAACAGTTGGCGACCTCGAAGCAAGGTACTCTCGATATACGTCGCCCCAACAAATTCAACACCGTGCTCTCGTAAGAAAAACTCGTCTGCACGTGAGTTTGTTCTCGCATAAACATCAAGCTGTGGATACTGATTCATCATCAAACAGACTTTGCGCAATGACTCTGAGTGAGTTAAAGAAACAAAAGCAGCATTGGCATCGGATAACCCGACTTTCCTGCGTATGCTTGGAAACATAATGTCTCCAAAGTGTGCGTTTAGCCCAAGCTCTTTCGCTTTCTTAATCGAGTCATAATTGATATCTACCCCGATATAGGGAATCTGGGCACGCTTGGCCAAAATCGCAATGAGTCGCCCAACCTCGTCAAGACCAACAATGACCAAAGGCGCTTTGTTCTCGGGAGCCAATGAAATCTCGGGAGCATGTTTGTAGATTAATCGCTTCTCTAAACGATCGCCGATGCCATATAAACAAGGTGTGAGGACCATACTGACACTCACCACCACAATACCAACGGCACCTTGCTGTGCTGAAATGAGTCCGATACTTGTCGCGACACCCAGTAATACAAAGGCGAATTCACCAACCTGACTCAGCGCAAACGCGGTCTTGACGGCAACTCCGGTACTTTTTTGGTCCAGTTTCGCGAGTAAAGTAAACACGACGACTTTGACTAAAACAATCACCACCAACAAGATTAAAACCTGATCGATGTGTGTGCCCGCTGCAACCGGATCTACTGACATACCGACAGAGATGAAAAACAGGCCCATCAGCAGCCCTTTGAAAGGGTTCACAATGCTCTCAAGAGTAAATCGAAACTGTGAATTAGACAGACACATGCCTAAAAGGAAAGCGCCCAGCGTTGAGGATAAGCCCACTTCGTCCACGAGCCACAGCGTTGCTATCAAAGCGACGAACAAACACAGTACAAAGCCTTCTTTATTACGCTCTCGAGCCGCCCAATCGAGGCTTCTCGGCAATAGATAGCGACCGATGACAATGACAGCGGCGACAACTGAAATACCGGTAAGCAGAGGAAGAATAATCCCAGTTTGATGAGTGCCTTGTTGGTGAGCCAACATAGGGATAATTGCCATCACGGGCACAATACTCAGATCCTGGGCCATCAAGTTCGTAAAAATATTCTTACCGTGAGCGGCGTTTACCTCTCCCCGCTCCTCAAGCAAAGTCATCACCACTGCTGTAGACGACTGGGCGAATATCAGGCCGAATACGAGCCCGAGTTGCCAACTAAAACCTAAACAATAGAGAATCGTACAGATGACAGAAGCGGTGATTAATACTTGACCGACCCCTTGCACGACCAAGCTCTTTTTCATTTTCCATAGGTCTTGAGGCTTTACCTCTAAACCAATCGTGAAGAGAAACAGTACTACACCGAAATCAGCAATTTGCTGCAGAAGGTCAATGTCTGTTGTGGCGACAAGCCCAGGGGTGTGAGGACCGAGGGCAACGCCCGCGGCAATGAAACCAATGATGGTTCCAAGTTTAAGAAAAGAAGAGAGTGCGATACAGGCTGTTACGGTGAGCATCACCATAGTCGCGAAGTGTAAAAAGTTGAGGTTTTCCATCTTGGACTCTGAAGATCATGTATTGATCCTCAGAATAAATTAAAGGCCCAAGTCGGCTAAATCAGCTTTGACGTATCAGATCCGTCAGTTATTTTCTATTTAATAAACATTGTCGACATAATCATGAATCGCGGCAATAAGAGACTTCTTGATGTCAGAGATTTGCTTGGAGTGCGGGCACCACAGTGCTATCGGGAATTTAAAACCCTGCCTCAAACCCGATTCTTTTCCACCGACTGGCTGGATAAATTCTCTCGAAGATTCAGATAATTCGAGGATTTTTGGCAACCAAGCCCATCCCATCCCCTCTTTGATAAACTTTACGATTAACGAAACGGTCTCTACTTCCTCGTAATTTGCTGAAAATAAGAGCTTTTCCTTAAGGCCCTCATCAACTAGAGACTTAAGTAGAAACTGGCGATCCTGTTTTAGTTGGTTAACCGCATCAGTGTATTCCATATCGAGAATGTCCGAGCCCTTTTGCACAAAAGGAATCAGTTCTATGTGGCCTAAAAATGTCGCGTCAAAGCTATGAATTGCGCGGCTTTCATGAATGTTCACTAAACCAAAGTGAATTTCACCACTTTCAATCCCCTTTTTAATTTCAGATTTATCTTTCAAAATGCAATTTACCCGCATGGACGGAAAATCAGTGATGAGTTTTTGTCTCAACGCAGCCATCGCCCCGACGGGTATCAAAGGGGAACAAGCAATGGTGATACTCTCTAATCCTCCATACGACAAGCTCAATGCGACTTTATCAAATACTCTAGCCTGCTCAAGTGTCTGTTTTGCATAGTGGTATAATAGATGCCCATCTTCTGTCGGCTCGACTGAACGACCGATACGCTCAAATAAAGTCACCGCCAGTTGGTCTTCCAGGTTGCCAATCACCTGCCCTATTGTCGTTCTGTGCTTGTTAAGTTTGACGGCGGCCTTACTAAAAGAGAGTTGATCATAGACAGTAACGAAGGCTAATAATTGCTCAATACTAAAATTCATACACACACTTTGATTTAAATTATTTATACATAAAAGTTAACACTGATTCACGTAATCACAAATCAAGGCAACAATTTGACCATCCGCTGGGGCATCGCATCGAGACATTTCAATACGATGCCGAATCCAAAATCTCGCTTAGACGACTGATTAGCGCACTTTTAATAGTGGGAAGTCGTATGTCGGTTCAACAAACTCATGTTGCGCCAAAATCGTTTGAATCTCCCATTCACCTAATTCTTCCGTGAGTTTTAAAACACCATAAACGGCATCGTTCGCGTGTTTGAATGCAGAACTTGGAGAAACTCCGTTTACAACGCTGGCACAAAACACCCCCGTGATAAGATCACCGACACCGACGGGTTGCTTATCAAATTCGAGTATTGGTCTTTGCACGACGTAGCACGTTCTTGAGGTAGCTAACATCATGGTAAATGACTCACGTGAGAGCGAATGGAGGTGTTTTACCAATACCGCTTTGGGGCCCATCGACAGTGCCTTTTCACAAGCATGAGCCGCATCCTCAACCGAGTTAATCTCAATACCAGTGAATTGCGTCAATTCAAACTGGTTCGGTACGATAACATCAGCCATTGGCATCAACTTGTCGATCAGCGACTCCTGCACGCCATCTGCGACGATACAACCTTTATCTGGGTCCCCCATTACAGGGTCACACACATAAAGAGCCTCTGGATTTTTCTTTTTCATCGTCGCTACAGAGTCAGCCACAGCCTTACACTGCTCCGCACTCCCCAGGTAGCCAGAGATCAACGCAGAACAATTCTTTAGCTTGCCAATATTGTCGATCCCATGCACGAGGTCTGATATATCAGACGCTTCAAAACTGCGTCCTGTCCAACCTTCACTATATTGAGTGTGATTAGAAAACTGGACTGTATGGATGGGCCATACATCCAACCCCATGCGTTGCATTGGGAAAACTGCGCTGCTATTGCCAGCATGACCGTAAACAACATGAGATTGGATAGAGATAACACTGCCCATGGTTCACTCCTTAATTCTTTAATTGATAGCTAATTACCAGACCATCTTACTGTCAAATTTTGAAACCAGTTAATCGTTCTTGATGGGTAAGATCCATCAAAAGCTGATGTCATTAGTTCAGAAAGTGGAGAAAAATCTCTATCACTAGCAAATTGGACAAATCGATAAAGAACGCTCCCACCAAAGGCACAATAAAGTAGGCTTTTGGCGAGGCGCCATAGAATGAAGTCATACTGTTCATATTCAGCATTGCGGTTGGAGTTGCTCCCAAGCCAAAACCAGCGTGTCCACTTGCCATCACCGCCGCATCATAATTTTGACCTAAAACCTTGTATGTCACACAAGTAACGAAAAACAGCGTGAACAATGTCTGTAGGGTTAGAATCACCATCAGAGGAGCAGCCATGTCAAATAACTGCCACAACTTAACCTCTAGTAAGGCCATCGAGAGAAAGATACTTAGTGACAGCGAGCTTGTTCGTTCGACTTGTCGCATCGCTACTTGAATCGGTTTGCTATCGTGAAACAGGGTTGAGAAACTAGCGCCAAGCAATAATGCATAGACAAAGTTCGGGATCATATTGAGCCAGTGGTAATCCAAAGTTAAAACTAATTGATGAATCATCTGACTGAGCTCTACACAGCAAGCTAATAACACGATACTTGCCATATAATCTGCGACACGATGTGTTTCTGCTTCCGCTCGTTGATTTTGAGCATGCGAATGGGTTTTCTTGGGTGTAATTAGCCCCTTTTTCTCGACAAGGTACGTGCCTAAAGGCGCGCCAATAATACCGCCTATCACTAAGCCAAACGTTGCACAAGCCATTGCGATTTCAAGCGCGTTACTGACTCCAAACTCATCATGAAACATCGTCGCCCAAGCGGCTCCCGTCCCATGGCCACCAGATAACGTGATTGAGCCTGTCATCAACCCTAGCTTCGGTTCTAAACCGAGGAAAGAAGCGGCAGAGACGCCAATAAGATCTTGAAAGATAATGTAAACCACTGCGGTCGCAAGAAATACAACGAACAGTTTTCCACCTTTCATTAGTTGACGAATATTGGCATTGAGACCAATGCCTGCAAAGAACATCAGCATTAACGTGTCTTTAAGCGGTAGCTCGAACGCCAGTTCTATGCCCAGTCGATGCAAGCAAGCAGTGACGAGTGCCGCTAAGACACCGCCAATAACCGGGCCAGGTATATGATATTTGAGCAATAATGGGGTGTTTTTCTTAATTAATTCACCGAAAAACAGCGTCAGAAGTGCAAGCAGTGCCGAAAGAACTGCATTGATGGGGATAATATTCATTTAAAGTAACCAATACTAAGATGTGACTTAATAACTACGGTTATCCTATTTGAATAATAGAAAATTAAATAATCTAGAGTAGAGGATGAAACCCTTCAAATGATCTTAAAAATCACTATACATTTATAGACAAAGCCAATAGAAATTATCTATTGGCTTATAGTCTTAGCGAATTAACTAACGATTTAGTTACTCGACGGTCACTACCACTGGCTCGATCGATTGCAGTCCAGCAGCGATTGGATAAACGACAGCTGAGCCAGGCGCTAGCGCAACGATCGCTTGATTATCTGAAGTAGCGCGAACAATGTTCGGGTTGTCTATCACCCAACCATCAATATGGTCGATGTCTTTCATGCTGCCACTATTATGTAGGCCACGGATAGAAGGAGTAAACTGTGAGCCAGGTGACATCGTCGTACTGCTTGGGAAAGGCATTATCCACTGGAATTCAGACTCACCTTCAGTAACATCAATACGAATCTCTTCAGAGCGAACACCTTCAGCTCTTGCGATTAGGAGTCCATAACCTTCTTCATGTGCGGTAACAAGACCTTTGTCATCGACACTTAATTCTTGAGAAGAGTTTACTGTTTGCCATTGAACCGATGTCGTCACGTTCTCTTCAGAGCCATCTGAGAATGTCGCGTATGCTTCTGCTTGTAAAGAATCACCCACAACCATATTTCGAATTGGGAACTCTACTGAAATCGCCTCAATAACAGCTTCGCCAACCTTTACCGTCGCTGGGCTAGCTGCTTCCACACCTTTGTAAGTCGCTGAAATTAAGCTCAGGCCAGTTTTCGCGCCAAATACAACGCCATTTTCAGAGATAGGTGCGACTTCAGGGTTTGTACTTGTCCAAATAACACCTTCCGGTTGCATTTCATAGCCATCACTGTAAAACACGCGTGCTGACATTGGTCTTGTCACACCAGAGTCAATAGTGACACTGTAAGGGGCGACGAAAACCTCAAGAACTTCACGCTCTTCAGCGACTGCTGAAACACTAAGCGCTGAAATGACACTTGCCGTAAGTAGGCTGTTTAACTTCCACATTTTAAAAATACTCCACTGAAATAGACCATCTAGCGTGACAGTCGTTGAATTATATTAGGGCTCGCTGTTGAGCTGCTAAATATTAACGACGAGAAATGGAGAAGTGGTAGCGCTAAAAAAAAGTCGCAAAATGGACTTAATTATTTTAAATCAAACAATATAGGAACAATATATAAACATAAATCAACCTATCGCCTACAAACGTGACTTGAAACTGTTTTCTCTAGTGAGCTATCTGGAAGCAAGATCAAAAAGATAGGATATAAATGCAAGGTAATTTAGAACACATAAATGAAGGGCGTGAATATCGTTTGTCTACTTTTGCAAATAGGTCACATTCTAACAGTTCTTGTCAAAACGCCACTGTTATGTAAACCACCAGACATCCCGCATCGTGGGAATCCACTTCCACCTTGTATATACCACTTGAAACAATGTTCAAAACGAAAAAAGCCCCGCATTAGCAGGGCTATATTCAATGTGCTTTAGTATCGATTAAGCTGAAAACTCTTGAAAGTACTCATCAAGTACAGTGCGAGTTGCACGGCCAATCAACTCATACTCGTGGTGAGTTAGGTTCGCTAGTGAAACACGTACTGAAGCGTGAACAGTGTCGAAGCCTTTACCAGGTAGTAGAATTACGCCGGTTTCGTGAGCAAGGCGGAATAGGAAGTCTTTGCCTTTCTCGT comes from Vibrio astriarenae and encodes:
- a CDS encoding Ig-like domain-containing protein; amino-acid sequence: MWKLNSLLTASVISALSVSAVAEEREVLEVFVAPYSVTIDSGVTRPMSARVFYSDGYEMQPEGVIWTSTNPEVAPISENGVVFGAKTGLSLISATYKGVEAASPATVKVGEAVIEAISVEFPIRNMVVGDSLQAEAYATFSDGSEENVTTSVQWQTVNSSQELSVDDKGLVTAHEEGYGLLIARAEGVRSEEIRIDVTEGESEFQWIMPFPSSTTMSPGSQFTPSIRGLHNSGSMKDIDHIDGWVIDNPNIVRATSDNQAIVALAPGSAVVYPIAAGLQSIEPVVVTVE
- a CDS encoding cation:proton antiporter domain-containing protein; the encoded protein is MENLNFLHFATMVMLTVTACIALSSFLKLGTIIGFIAAGVALGPHTPGLVATTDIDLLQQIADFGVVLFLFTIGLEVKPQDLWKMKKSLVVQGVGQVLITASVICTILYCLGFSWQLGLVFGLIFAQSSTAVVMTLLEERGEVNAAHGKNIFTNLMAQDLSIVPVMAIIPMLAHQQGTHQTGIILPLLTGISVVAAVIVIGRYLLPRSLDWAARERNKEGFVLCLFVALIATLWLVDEVGLSSTLGAFLLGMCLSNSQFRFTLESIVNPFKGLLMGLFFISVGMSVDPVAAGTHIDQVLILLVVIVLVKVVVFTLLAKLDQKSTGVAVKTAFALSQVGEFAFVLLGVATSIGLISAQQGAVGIVVVSVSMVLTPCLYGIGDRLEKRLIYKHAPEISLAPENKAPLVIVGLDEVGRLIAILAKRAQIPYIGVDINYDSIKKAKELGLNAHFGDIMFPSIRRKVGLSDANAAFVSLTHSESLRKVCLMMNQYPQLDVYARTNSRADEFFLREHGVEFVGATYIESTLLRGRQLLKNFGLPEDEVMNLIDELKSDLFEEEYLSFKQSR
- a CDS encoding BamA/TamA family outer membrane protein, whose protein sequence is MKNRPLLLTLLSSLISPFVAASTFTDSEDGRFDMGHYIAENATGFLPVPIIITEPAVGYGGGLVGLFLHESEEEKKARQQAALMSVDGGARLVPAAMTVVGAAGTENGSWFAFAGHRHSWFKDALRYTGGAGLGQVNLDVYRELPIADLGLKIGTENSGIAALQHLQFRVASTPLMLGVKQVWTKTDVSLDVGNDRVNDVLEWLGDSGKVPGLGETTNSALGLTVEYDTRDNIFYPTEGYILNAEYMVYDRKLGGDYDYQVFGFDGQGYIPLANKWNLALAGNYQQFESDDLLVPLTSKPYVDMRGVPSFRYQGDKIQTLQSQVTYDIDNRWNVSAFYGYGQALNSSSDDQSVQAYGAGFRYKIARRYGLRMGVDLAFSEGKVTSYINVGTGF
- the pdxY gene encoding pyridoxal kinase PdxY; translation: MGSVISIQSHVVYGHAGNSSAVFPMQRMGLDVWPIHTVQFSNHTQYSEGWTGRSFEASDISDLVHGIDNIGKLKNCSALISGYLGSAEQCKAVADSVATMKKKNPEALYVCDPVMGDPDKGCIVADGVQESLIDKLMPMADVIVPNQFELTQFTGIEINSVEDAAHACEKALSMGPKAVLVKHLHSLSRESFTMMLATSRTCYVVQRPILEFDKQPVGVGDLITGVFCASVVNGVSPSSAFKHANDAVYGVLKLTEELGEWEIQTILAQHEFVEPTYDFPLLKVR
- a CDS encoding patatin-like phospholipase family protein gives rise to the protein MKNYTGKATIVLISLFLVACSSSHSLDIRVSKDNYKDVTLVSEPIAEQEPLRFWGNEQPEFLYSEHDNSTPLTAEGDRLNILALSGGGANGAYGAGAIIGLSDSGQLPDYTVITGISAGALIAPFVFAGEDELENLKTVMLGISDKEVLGKKNFLNTLFKDAFTNGNHMFEFIENAYPDEMIVKIAQRHQAGKRLFIGTTHFDSGELMVWNVGAIAGSDMPDKTRLIHQILAASASIPGVFPPQFIQVEHENQQLEELHVDGGLAAQVFFNPSNFDYNKISQALGLTERPRVDVIRNGSLSTPYTPLKDKGMPLLTKSVSSLTVLQAKGDIYRIKYLCEVNDFDFGMTYLEQSYRPAKATKDMFDKTYMEAIYRYGYGKATRNQLWTNDIP
- a CDS encoding LysR family transcriptional regulator, with product MNFSIEQLLAFVTVYDQLSFSKAAVKLNKHRTTIGQVIGNLEDQLAVTLFERIGRSVEPTEDGHLLYHYAKQTLEQARVFDKVALSLSYGGLESITIACSPLIPVGAMAALRQKLITDFPSMRVNCILKDKSEIKKGIESGEIHFGLVNIHESRAIHSFDATFLGHIELIPFVQKGSDILDMEYTDAVNQLKQDRQFLLKSLVDEGLKEKLLFSANYEEVETVSLIVKFIKEGMGWAWLPKILELSESSREFIQPVGGKESGLRQGFKFPIALWCPHSKQISDIKKSLIAAIHDYVDNVY
- the gltS gene encoding sodium/glutamate symporter, with the protein product MNIIPINAVLSALLALLTLFFGELIKKNTPLLLKYHIPGPVIGGVLAALVTACLHRLGIELAFELPLKDTLMLMFFAGIGLNANIRQLMKGGKLFVVFLATAVVYIIFQDLIGVSAASFLGLEPKLGLMTGSITLSGGHGTGAAWATMFHDEFGVSNALEIAMACATFGLVIGGIIGAPLGTYLVEKKGLITPKKTHSHAQNQRAEAETHRVADYMASIVLLACCVELSQMIHQLVLTLDYHWLNMIPNFVYALLLGASFSTLFHDSKPIQVAMRQVERTSSLSLSIFLSMALLEVKLWQLFDMAAPLMVILTLQTLFTLFFVTCVTYKVLGQNYDAAVMASGHAGFGLGATPTAMLNMNSMTSFYGASPKAYFIVPLVGAFFIDLSNLLVIEIFLHFLN